Within Deltaproteobacteria bacterium GWC2_65_14, the genomic segment GGTCCTGAGGCCGTGCCCGGCGGCCCTCAGGGAGAGCCCCAGCGCGGCGGTCGTCTTCCCCTTGCCGTTCCCGGTGTAGACCTGGATGTACCCTTTGCCGATGGCGCCCGCGGTCATGCGCCGTGTCTCCCCAGCAGGTCCCGCGCGACGACGATCCGCTGGATCTCGGAGGTCCCCTCGTAGATGGTAGCCACCTTGATGTCCCGCAGGTGACGCTCCAACGGGTAATCCCGGATATACCCGTATCCGCCCAGGATCTGGACCGCCTTGTGGCATGCCCGGTTCCCCGCCTCCGTGGCGAAGACCTTCGCCATCGAGGCCTCCCGGCCGAACGGCTGCCCCCGCTCCTTCCTGTAGGCCGCACGGCAGATCAACAGCCACGAGGCGTCGACCTCCGTGGCGGAATCGGCGAGCATGAACTGGATCGCCTGGAACTCCGAGATCGGCTGCCCGAACTGCTTCCGCTCCTTCGCATAGGCCGCCGCCGAATCGAGCGCGGCGCGGGCGATTCCGACGGCCTGGGCGGCGATCCCGATCCGGCCGCCGTCGAGCGCGCTCATCGCGATCCGGAACCCCTCCCCCGGGCTTCCCAGCATGGCCTTGTCCGGCACCCGGCAATCCTCCAGGGCAAGCGACACGGTGGCGGAGCCTTTCAGCCCCATCTTCCGCTCCGGCTTGCCGACGGTCAGCCCCTTCGCTCCCCCCTCCACGAGGAAGGCGCTGATCTCCTTCCGGTCCCCCTTCCCGGTCACCGCCATGACGATCGTCACGGCCGCCCGGTCCCCGTTCGTGATGAAGACCTTGTTCCCGTTCAGCACGAAGGAGTCTCCGTCCCGCACCGCCGTCGTGGAGATCGCCTGCGCGTCGGACCCGGCCTCCGGCTCGGTCAGCGCGAAGGCGCCGATTCCGTCCGTCGCGGAGGCAAGCGCCGGGAGATATCGATTCCGCTGCTCCTCGT encodes:
- a CDS encoding acyl-CoA dehydrogenase, producing the protein MDFTLTEEQSQIREMVRSLARKEFAPGAAEVDESARFPEENIRKLAELGLMGMLFPAEYGGSETGAVAYSLALSEIASGCASTAVILAVSSMVGETIWRFGNEEQRNRYLPALASATDGIGAFALTEPEAGSDAQAISTTAVRDGDSFVLNGNKVFITNGDRAAVTIVMAVTGKGDRKEISAFLVEGGAKGLTVGKPERKMGLKGSATVSLALEDCRVPDKAMLGSPGEGFRIAMSALDGGRIGIAAQAVGIARAALDSAAAYAKERKQFGQPISEFQAIQFMLADSATEVDASWLLICRAAYRKERGQPFGREASMAKVFATEAGNRACHKAVQILGGYGYIRDYPLERHLRDIKVATIYEGTSEIQRIVVARDLLGRHGA